The following are encoded together in the Bradyrhizobium sp. CCGUVB1N3 genome:
- a CDS encoding N-acetyltransferase, producing MLLPDGYSDVPNGKIAAVVTHLEMTARPPLRDDPAGAWTLRRVEQPGLDWFRALYARVGEDWLWFSRLRMPDAELAAIVQSPRVEIYALVNDGRDEGLLELDFRAAGQCEIVFFGVTAKLIGTGAGRWLMNRALEHAWSQPVRRVWVHTCTFDHPSALAFYQRSGFRAFRRQIEIADDPRLDGTVSRAAARHVPIIE from the coding sequence ATGCTCCTCCCCGACGGCTATTCCGACGTGCCCAACGGGAAGATCGCCGCGGTCGTCACGCATCTGGAGATGACTGCGCGGCCGCCGCTGCGTGACGATCCGGCCGGCGCCTGGACGTTGCGCCGGGTCGAGCAACCCGGTCTCGACTGGTTTCGTGCACTCTATGCGCGGGTCGGCGAGGACTGGCTGTGGTTCTCGCGCCTGCGCATGCCGGATGCGGAGCTCGCGGCGATCGTGCAGTCGCCGCGCGTCGAGATTTATGCGCTCGTCAATGACGGCCGCGATGAAGGCCTGCTCGAGCTCGATTTTCGCGCAGCGGGTCAATGCGAGATCGTGTTCTTCGGCGTCACCGCAAAACTCATCGGCACCGGCGCAGGCCGCTGGCTGATGAACCGCGCGCTCGAGCACGCCTGGTCACAGCCTGTGAGGCGCGTCTGGGTGCACACCTGCACCTTCGATCACCCCTCAGCGCTCGCCTTCTACCAGCGCTCCGGCTTTCGCGCTTTTCGCCGCCAGATCGAAATCGCCGACGATCCACGCCTCGACGGCACGGTGTCGCGAGCGGCGGCGAGGCATGTGCCGATCATCGAGTGA
- a CDS encoding DUF3592 domain-containing protein, producing MLDAHQLMWTQIAAGISVLLFGLMLFNLVRMWGRMQAARSWDKVEGIITVSRVDRPATHASDDQNDAKPIIRYRYHVGGQELEGDKVFVGGITITTRVLAEKLAGRYPVGAHVDVHVDPKHPTEALLEPAAAQNVAALVAFTIVFGFIAATLTAHSLAGRVLYADHGVPLFVFALPIIVLLGGVFCVAEYVRTRRLASASLRWPTAAGRITRCDVIEEIIEEKGDDDDKSTTSKLRHRYQVDLRYAYRVGKRDFIGTEVNWGGTMISGLREVAEKAAAQHHPGQNVKVYYDPDQPGRAVLEPASREGALGPLIGAAVCAIVGGIFLTILIKVGFA from the coding sequence ATGCTGGATGCCCATCAATTGATGTGGACGCAGATTGCCGCCGGCATCTCGGTGCTGCTGTTTGGATTGATGCTGTTCAATCTGGTCCGCATGTGGGGCCGGATGCAGGCCGCGCGGAGCTGGGACAAGGTCGAGGGCATCATCACGGTCTCCAGGGTCGATCGGCCGGCGACGCACGCCTCGGACGATCAGAACGATGCCAAGCCCATCATCCGCTATCGCTATCACGTCGGCGGCCAGGAGCTGGAAGGCGACAAGGTCTTTGTCGGCGGCATCACCATCACGACAAGGGTGCTCGCCGAAAAACTGGCCGGACGATATCCGGTCGGCGCCCATGTCGACGTCCATGTCGATCCGAAGCACCCGACCGAGGCGCTGTTGGAGCCGGCCGCAGCGCAGAACGTCGCGGCGCTCGTGGCGTTCACGATCGTGTTCGGCTTCATTGCCGCCACTTTGACCGCGCATTCGCTCGCGGGTCGCGTGCTCTACGCTGATCATGGCGTTCCGCTGTTCGTGTTCGCGCTGCCGATCATCGTGCTCTTGGGCGGCGTGTTCTGCGTCGCCGAGTATGTCAGGACGCGCCGGCTTGCGAGCGCCAGCCTGCGCTGGCCGACCGCGGCGGGCAGGATTACCCGTTGCGATGTGATCGAGGAGATCATCGAGGAGAAGGGCGATGATGACGACAAGTCGACGACCAGCAAGCTCCGACATCGTTATCAGGTCGACCTGCGCTACGCCTATAGGGTCGGCAAGCGCGACTTCATCGGCACCGAAGTCAATTGGGGCGGCACCATGATCTCCGGGCTGCGCGAGGTCGCGGAAAAGGCTGCGGCGCAACATCACCCCGGGCAGAATGTCAAAGTCTATTACGATCCGGACCAGCCGGGACGTGCCGTGCTGGAGCCTGCGAGCCGGGAAGGCGCGCTGGGTCCGCTGATCGGCGCCGCGGTTTGTGCGATCGTCGGCGGCATCTTTCTGACGATCCTGATCAAGGTCGGGTTTGCGTAG
- the metF gene encoding methylenetetrahydrofolate reductase [NAD(P)H] yields the protein MTEPTTPARNGQDNGQDGHLARRPAISFEFFPPKTEEMEKNLWETINRLAPLEPKFVSVTYGAGGSTRERTHATIARILKETSLLPAAHLTCVGASRGEIDEIVDRYHEVGVRHIVGLRGDPPGGIGTPYATHPDGYQGSAELVAGIKKRHADIEVSVSAYPEKHPEARDFDADIDTLKAKVDAGATRAITQVFFDNDLYFRYLDRVRARGIEIPVVPGIMPMHNFKQARNFVTRAGTSVPNWLAEKFDGLDDDPETRKLVAATVAAGQVHKLAKHGVDTFHFYTMNRADLVFAISHLLGIRAKSAQKAA from the coding sequence ATGACCGAGCCGACGACGCCTGCCCGTAACGGGCAAGACAATGGGCAAGACGGGCACCTCGCCAGGCGTCCGGCGATCTCGTTCGAGTTCTTTCCGCCCAAGACCGAGGAGATGGAGAAGAACCTGTGGGAGACCATCAACCGCCTCGCGCCGCTCGAGCCGAAATTCGTCTCGGTGACCTATGGCGCGGGCGGCTCGACCCGTGAGCGCACCCACGCCACCATCGCGCGCATCCTGAAGGAGACCTCGCTGCTGCCGGCCGCGCACCTGACCTGCGTCGGCGCCTCGCGCGGCGAGATCGACGAGATCGTCGACCGCTACCACGAGGTCGGCGTCCGCCACATCGTCGGCTTGCGCGGCGATCCGCCCGGCGGCATCGGCACGCCCTACGCCACCCATCCAGACGGCTACCAGGGTTCGGCCGAACTCGTCGCCGGCATCAAGAAGCGCCATGCCGACATCGAAGTGTCGGTATCCGCCTATCCGGAGAAGCATCCCGAAGCGCGTGACTTCGACGCCGACATCGACACGCTGAAGGCCAAGGTCGATGCGGGCGCGACGCGCGCGATCACCCAGGTGTTCTTCGATAACGACCTCTACTTCCGCTATCTCGACCGCGTCCGCGCGCGCGGCATCGAGATTCCGGTCGTGCCGGGCATCATGCCCATGCACAATTTCAAGCAGGCCCGCAATTTCGTCACCCGCGCCGGCACGAGCGTGCCGAACTGGCTTGCGGAGAAGTTCGATGGGCTCGACGACGATCCTGAGACGCGCAAGCTCGTCGCAGCGACGGTAGCCGCCGGACAGGTGCACAAGCTTGCGAAGCACGGCGTCGACACCTTCCATTTCTACACCATGAACCGCGCCGATCTCGTGTTCGCGATCAGCCATTTGCTCGGCATCCGCGCCAAGAGCGCGCAGAAGGCGGCGTAA
- a CDS encoding endonuclease domain-containing protein translates to MWRALKELPIEGSHFRRQAPIGPYIVDFFCPAKRLIIELDGGHHNEDDTASCDRERQLWLENEGYRVIRFWNSKITADLTAVVERIYVELYGSRDAEAIKLKHGRRK, encoded by the coding sequence CTGTGGCGTGCTCTCAAGGAGCTCCCGATCGAAGGGTCGCACTTCCGCCGACAAGCGCCGATCGGTCCCTACATCGTCGACTTCTTCTGTCCAGCCAAGCGTCTCATCATCGAGCTCGATGGCGGACATCACAACGAAGACGATACGGCGAGCTGTGATCGCGAACGCCAACTCTGGCTTGAGAACGAAGGATATCGTGTCATCCGGTTCTGGAATTCGAAGATAACGGCCGATCTGACTGCGGTGGTCGAGCGCATCTATGTCGAGCTTTATGGGTCGCGCGATGCAGAAGCGATCAAATTGAAGCATGGCCGCCGGAAGTAG
- a CDS encoding YbhB/YbcL family Raf kinase inhibitor-like protein, which yields MTRFAFSFAAACVLLLHAGEAGAQSLTLSSPDISEGATIAGEHVFKGFGCTGNNTSPALSWSGAPAGTKSFAVAIHDPDAPTGSGWWHWVVFNLPPSVTALPKGAGDPKKKLMPKGAIQSRTDFGSDGYGGPCPPPGDKPHRYQITVFAVDVDKLPNAKDHSASAALVGFDLHFHTLGKATLTGLYGR from the coding sequence ATGACAAGGTTTGCATTCTCATTTGCAGCAGCTTGTGTGCTCCTGCTTCATGCGGGCGAAGCTGGTGCGCAGAGCCTCACGCTGAGCAGTCCGGACATCAGCGAAGGCGCCACCATTGCCGGCGAACACGTATTCAAAGGCTTTGGCTGTACCGGCAACAACACCTCTCCGGCCTTGAGCTGGAGCGGTGCTCCGGCGGGCACCAAGAGCTTCGCCGTGGCGATCCATGATCCTGATGCGCCAACCGGCAGCGGCTGGTGGCATTGGGTCGTCTTCAATCTTCCGCCATCCGTCACTGCGCTTCCCAAGGGGGCCGGCGATCCAAAGAAGAAGCTGATGCCGAAAGGGGCGATCCAGAGCCGTACGGACTTCGGCAGCGACGGCTATGGCGGACCATGTCCGCCGCCTGGCGACAAGCCGCACCGCTATCAGATCACCGTATTCGCAGTTGACGTCGATAAGCTTCCGAACGCCAAGGACCATTCAGCATCCGCGGCACTGGTCGGTTTCGATCTGCACTTCCATACGCTCGGAAAGGCTACCCTGACCGGTCTCTACGGCCGGTGA
- the pimD gene encoding pimeloyl-CoA dehydrogenase small subunit, whose amino-acid sequence MDFDLTEEQRLLKDSVDGLLTDSYDFESRKKYMAEKGGWSKAVWGKLAEQGLLGLPFAEADGGFGGGGVETMIVMEALGKALVLEPYLATVVIGGGFLRHGGSDAQKAAHLPGIIDGSQTLAFAQLEKNSRYDLFDVATSAKKKGSGWVIDGEKFVVLNGENADTLVVTARTKGDRRDTSGIGVFLVPANAKGVAKKSYPTQDGLHAADITLTGVEVGADAAIGDPEDSLALIERVVDEARVALCAEAVGLMDESLKTTVEYIKTRKQFGVAIGSFQSLQHRASDMFVAAEQARSMSMFATMAGDFEDAKERSNAVAAAKVQIGKSLKFVGQQSIQLHGGIGMTMEAKIGHYFKRLTMIENTFGDTEYHQRRVADAGGLI is encoded by the coding sequence ATGGATTTTGATTTGACCGAGGAGCAACGGCTTCTCAAGGACAGCGTCGACGGCCTCTTGACCGATTCTTACGATTTCGAGAGCCGCAAGAAATACATGGCCGAGAAGGGCGGCTGGAGCAAAGCCGTCTGGGGCAAGCTCGCCGAGCAGGGCCTGCTCGGTCTGCCCTTCGCGGAAGCCGATGGCGGCTTCGGTGGCGGCGGCGTCGAGACCATGATCGTGATGGAAGCGCTCGGCAAGGCGCTCGTGCTCGAGCCGTATCTCGCAACCGTCGTGATCGGCGGCGGCTTCCTGCGCCATGGCGGCTCGGATGCGCAGAAGGCCGCGCACCTGCCCGGCATCATCGACGGCAGCCAGACGCTCGCGTTTGCGCAGCTCGAGAAGAACTCGCGCTACGACCTCTTCGACGTTGCCACGTCGGCGAAGAAGAAGGGCAGCGGCTGGGTCATCGACGGCGAAAAATTCGTCGTGCTGAACGGCGAGAATGCCGACACGCTTGTCGTCACCGCCCGCACCAAGGGCGACCGCCGCGACACAAGCGGCATCGGCGTGTTTCTCGTGCCGGCGAACGCCAAGGGCGTTGCCAAGAAGTCGTATCCGACGCAGGACGGCCTGCACGCTGCCGACATCACCTTGACCGGTGTCGAGGTCGGCGCGGATGCGGCAATCGGTGACCCCGAGGATTCGCTCGCGCTGATCGAGCGCGTCGTCGATGAGGCCCGCGTCGCGCTCTGCGCCGAAGCGGTCGGCCTGATGGATGAGTCGCTCAAGACCACCGTCGAGTACATCAAGACGCGCAAGCAGTTCGGTGTCGCGATCGGCTCGTTCCAGTCGCTCCAGCATCGCGCCTCCGACATGTTCGTCGCCGCCGAGCAGGCCCGCTCGATGTCGATGTTCGCGACCATGGCTGGTGATTTCGAGGACGCCAAGGAGCGCTCCAACGCGGTCGCCGCCGCCAAGGTGCAGATCGGCAAGTCGCTGAAATTCGTCGGCCAGCAGTCGATCCAGCTCCACGGCGGCATCGGCATGACCATGGAGGCGAAGATCGGCCACTACTTCAAGCGCCTGACCATGATCGAGAACACTTTTGGCGACACGGAATACCATCAGCGCCGCGTCGCGGACGCGGGCGGGTTGATCTAG
- the glpK gene encoding glycerol kinase GlpK gives MSFVLAIDQGTTSSRAIVFRSDISIAAKAQQEFPQHFPASGWVEHEPEDIWTSTVMVCRDALQSAGVTAKDVAAIGITNQRETTVVWDRATGQAVHRAIVWQDRRTADICSKLKAEGHEPRISQKTGLIIDPYFSGTKVAWILDNVPGARARAARGELMFGTVDCYLLWRLTGGKVHATDATNASRTLLFNIHTGQWDDELLELIGVPRSMLPEVKDSSARFGETTPDLFGGAIPICGIAGDQQAATIGQACFRPGMMKSTYGTGCFALLNTGTTPVASKNKLLTTIAYQLGGKRTYALEGSIFVAGSAVQWLRDGLGIIKHAAETGPLADQSDSMQSVYLVPAFVGMGAPYWNPRVRGALFGLTRNTGPAELAHAALESVCYQTFDLWAAMRADWPSSETASVVLRVDGGMTASDWTMQRLADLLDAPVDRPVIQETTALGAAYLAGLNAGVYPEPTQFADNWRLEHRFKPNMSQATRERKLAGWARAVKGVLASDEGE, from the coding sequence ATGTCTTTCGTCCTCGCCATCGATCAGGGCACCACCTCCTCGCGCGCCATCGTGTTTCGCAGCGACATTTCCATCGCGGCCAAGGCACAGCAGGAGTTTCCGCAGCATTTCCCGGCCTCGGGCTGGGTCGAGCATGAGCCGGAGGACATCTGGACTTCGACCGTGATGGTCTGTCGCGACGCGCTCCAGAGCGCCGGCGTCACGGCCAAGGACGTTGCCGCGATCGGCATCACCAACCAGCGCGAGACCACCGTGGTGTGGGATCGCGCCACCGGCCAGGCCGTGCACCGCGCCATCGTCTGGCAGGACCGCCGCACCGCCGATATCTGCTCGAAGCTGAAGGCCGAAGGCCACGAGCCCCGAATCTCGCAAAAGACCGGCCTGATCATCGACCCCTATTTCTCCGGCACCAAGGTCGCCTGGATCCTCGACAACGTCCCCGGCGCCCGTGCGCGGGCCGCACGCGGCGAACTGATGTTCGGCACGGTCGATTGCTACCTGCTCTGGCGCCTGACCGGCGGCAAGGTGCACGCGACGGATGCCACCAACGCCTCTCGCACGCTGCTGTTCAACATCCACACCGGCCAATGGGACGATGAGCTGCTCGAGCTCATCGGCGTGCCACGCTCGATGCTCCCCGAAGTCAAGGATTCCTCCGCCCGCTTCGGCGAAACCACTCCCGACCTGTTCGGCGGCGCTATACCGATCTGCGGCATCGCCGGCGACCAGCAGGCTGCGACCATCGGCCAGGCCTGCTTCCGTCCGGGCATGATGAAGTCGACCTACGGCACCGGCTGCTTTGCCTTGCTCAACACCGGCACCACGCCGGTGGCCTCGAAGAACAAGCTGCTGACCACCATCGCCTATCAGCTCGGCGGAAAACGCACCTACGCCCTCGAAGGCTCGATCTTCGTTGCCGGCAGCGCGGTGCAATGGTTGCGCGACGGTCTCGGCATCATCAAGCACGCGGCCGAGACCGGGCCGCTTGCGGACCAGTCCGATTCCATGCAGAGCGTCTATCTCGTGCCGGCCTTCGTCGGCATGGGCGCGCCATACTGGAATCCGCGCGTGCGCGGCGCGCTGTTCGGCCTGACCCGCAACACCGGCCCGGCCGAGCTCGCCCATGCCGCGCTGGAGAGCGTCTGCTACCAGACCTTCGACCTCTGGGCCGCGATGCGCGCGGACTGGCCGAGCTCGGAGACGGCGAGCGTGGTGCTGCGTGTCGACGGCGGCATGACCGCCTCCGACTGGACCATGCAGCGCCTCGCCGACCTCCTCGATGCGCCGGTCGATCGCCCGGTGATCCAGGAGACCACGGCGCTGGGCGCAGCCTATCTCGCCGGCCTCAACGCCGGCGTCTATCCCGAGCCGACGCAATTCGCCGACAACTGGCGCCTCGAGCACCGCTTCAAGCCGAACATGAGCCAGGCGACGCGCGAGCGGAAGCTTGCCGGCTGGGCGCGCGCGGTGAAGGGCGTGCTGGCGAGCGACGAGGGGGAGTGA
- a CDS encoding glutathione S-transferase family protein — protein MFLIGQYDSPFVRRVAIALKLYGIAFEHRPWSTFGDADKIAPYNPLRRVPTLVLDDSEGLIESTIILDYLDDLVGPEKAMLPRSGVERRRHLRICALAGGLGDKAVSLLYERVLRKEQLALWVERCQAQIADVLKVLEAERAKITTPYWLGTRIGHADVALACVVRFTREAHPQLFDPSRYPALTAHSERCEALAPFKEIVQPLAPPKG, from the coding sequence ATGTTCCTGATCGGCCAATATGATTCCCCGTTCGTCCGCCGTGTCGCGATTGCGCTGAAGCTTTATGGCATTGCCTTCGAGCACAGGCCGTGGTCGACCTTCGGCGATGCCGACAAGATCGCGCCGTATAATCCTTTGCGCCGCGTGCCGACGCTGGTGCTCGACGATAGCGAGGGACTGATCGAGAGCACGATCATCCTCGATTACCTCGATGATCTCGTTGGGCCAGAGAAAGCGATGCTGCCGCGCAGCGGCGTCGAGCGGCGGCGGCATTTGCGCATCTGCGCACTGGCGGGCGGTCTCGGTGACAAGGCGGTCAGCCTGCTCTACGAGCGGGTGTTGCGGAAAGAACAGCTCGCGCTGTGGGTCGAACGCTGCCAGGCACAGATCGCAGACGTGTTGAAGGTGCTGGAAGCCGAGCGCGCGAAGATCACGACGCCGTATTGGCTCGGGACGCGCATCGGTCACGCCGACGTCGCGCTCGCCTGCGTCGTCCGCTTCACCCGCGAAGCCCATCCGCAGCTGTTCGATCCTTCGCGCTATCCGGCACTCACGGCGCATTCCGAGCGCTGCGAGGCGCTGGCGCCGTTCAAGGAGATCGTGCAGCCGCTGGCACCGCCGAAGGGGTAA
- the metH gene encoding methionine synthase — MTVTVSAKRTALLAAARERILVLDGAMGTMIQGLQFDEAAFRGERFKNFHRDLRGNNDLLILTQPQAIEDIHAAYLRAGADIVATNTFSTTSIAQADYDLAEVVYEMAREGARLAGNAAKRVEAEDGKPRFVAGAIGPTNRTASISPDVANPGYRAVTFDDLRESYGEQIRGLLDGGVDLLLVETIFDTLNAKAALYAIAEITEERGIDVPVMVSGTITDKSGRLLSGQMPEAFWNSVQHAKPVTIGFNCALGAEDLRAHIADIGRVADTLVCAYPNAGLPNEFGQYDETPEYMAHLVGEFARDGLVNIVGGCCGTTPEHIAAIAAAVAPHKPRLVPAIEPRLRLSGLEPFVLTDAIPFVNVGERTNVTGSARFRKLITAGDYTAALQVARDQVENGAQIIDVNMDEGLLDSEAAMRTFLNLVAAEPDIARVPVMVDSSKFSVIEAGLKCVQGKPVVNSISMKEGEEKFIHEAKIARRHGAAVVVMAFDEVGQADTFARKTEICKRAYDILVNRVGFPPEDIIFDPNIFAIATGIEEHNNYGVDFIEATRWIRQNLPGAHISGGVSNLSFSFRGNEPVREAMHSVFLYHAIKAGMDMGIVNAGQMIVYDDIDPELRQTCEDVVLNRDPGASERLLALAEKFRGKKTESKEADLAWREWPVEKRLSHALVHGITEFIEQDTEEARKASSRPLDVIEGPLMAGMNVVGDLFGDGKMFLPQVVKSARVMKQAVAWLMPFMEEEKARNLASGIGGDTNSSAGKIVLATVKGDVHDIGKNIVGIVLQCNNYEVIDLGVMVPAAKIVETVKAEKADIVGLSGLITPSLDEMAFFAGELQREGLKLPLLIGGATTSRVHTAVKIDPNYKAGPVVHVNDASRAVGVASSLLSPEKREAYAAEVRAEYAKISEAHLRAQADKKRLKLSNARANRVPVDFVATKPVKPTFLGTRTFDDYDLAELVDCIDWTPFFQTWELAGRFPAILSDPKVGEVARSLYDDARKMLDLIVKEKWFQARATIGFWPANAQGDDIVLYADENRTRKIATLHTLRQQLEKREGRFNAALSDFIAPAGTGVPDYVGGFVVTAGIGEDAVADRFKKANDDYSSILCKALADRLAEAFAERMHARVRREFWAYAPDEALTNEELILEKYQGIRPAPGYPAQPDHTEKKTLFALLDAENTAGVKLTESFAMWPGSSVSGLYFSHPDSFYFGVGKIERDQVEDYAARKGMTIAETERWLAPILNYIPVQQGADKAAFAATPANDETSKDLASHPPGCTCAVHLVWQKKRAGAG; from the coding sequence ATGACCGTGACCGTGTCTGCCAAGCGTACTGCCCTGCTCGCCGCCGCGCGCGAGCGTATCCTGGTGCTCGATGGCGCCATGGGCACGATGATCCAGGGCCTGCAATTCGACGAGGCCGCCTTCCGTGGCGAGCGCTTCAAGAATTTCCACCGCGACCTCCGCGGCAACAACGACCTTTTGATCCTGACCCAGCCGCAGGCGATCGAGGACATCCACGCCGCCTACTTGCGTGCCGGCGCCGATATCGTCGCGACCAACACGTTCTCGACGACCTCGATCGCGCAGGCCGATTACGACCTCGCTGAAGTCGTCTACGAGATGGCGCGTGAAGGCGCCCGCCTCGCCGGCAACGCCGCCAAACGTGTCGAGGCCGAGGACGGCAAGCCGCGCTTCGTCGCCGGTGCGATCGGCCCCACCAACCGTACCGCCTCGATCTCGCCTGATGTCGCAAACCCCGGCTACCGCGCCGTCACCTTCGACGACCTGCGTGAGTCCTACGGCGAGCAGATCCGGGGCCTGCTCGACGGCGGCGTCGACCTCCTGCTGGTCGAGACCATCTTCGACACGCTGAACGCCAAGGCGGCGCTCTATGCGATCGCCGAGATCACGGAAGAGCGCGGCATCGATGTGCCCGTGATGGTATCAGGCACCATCACCGACAAATCCGGCCGCCTGCTGTCGGGACAGATGCCGGAGGCGTTCTGGAATTCGGTGCAGCACGCAAAGCCCGTCACCATCGGCTTCAACTGCGCGCTCGGCGCGGAAGATCTGCGCGCCCATATCGCAGACATTGGCCGCGTCGCCGACACGCTGGTCTGCGCCTATCCCAATGCCGGCCTGCCCAACGAGTTCGGCCAGTATGACGAGACGCCGGAATATATGGCCCATCTGGTCGGCGAGTTCGCGCGTGATGGCTTGGTCAACATCGTCGGCGGCTGCTGCGGCACCACGCCGGAGCACATCGCGGCGATTGCGGCCGCCGTCGCCCCGCACAAGCCGCGCCTCGTGCCGGCGATCGAGCCGCGCTTAAGGCTCTCCGGCCTCGAGCCGTTCGTGCTCACGGATGCGATTCCCTTCGTCAACGTCGGTGAGCGCACCAACGTCACGGGCTCGGCCCGCTTCCGTAAATTGATTACGGCCGGCGACTACACGGCCGCGCTCCAGGTCGCGCGCGATCAGGTCGAGAACGGCGCGCAGATCATCGACGTCAACATGGACGAGGGCCTTCTGGACTCGGAAGCCGCGATGCGGACCTTCCTCAACCTCGTCGCCGCCGAGCCCGACATCGCCCGCGTGCCGGTGATGGTCGATTCCTCGAAATTTTCCGTCATCGAGGCCGGCCTGAAATGCGTGCAGGGCAAGCCGGTCGTCAACTCGATCTCGATGAAGGAAGGCGAGGAGAAGTTCATCCACGAGGCGAAAATCGCGCGGCGCCACGGCGCGGCTGTCGTGGTGATGGCATTCGACGAGGTCGGCCAGGCCGATACGTTCGCGCGCAAGACCGAGATCTGCAAGCGCGCCTACGACATCCTGGTGAACCGCGTCGGCTTCCCGCCGGAAGACATCATCTTCGATCCCAACATCTTTGCGATCGCGACCGGCATCGAGGAGCACAATAATTACGGCGTCGACTTCATCGAAGCGACGCGCTGGATCCGCCAGAACCTGCCCGGCGCGCACATCTCGGGCGGCGTCTCCAACCTGTCCTTCTCGTTCCGCGGCAACGAGCCGGTGCGCGAGGCCATGCACTCGGTGTTCCTGTATCATGCCATCAAGGCCGGCATGGACATGGGCATCGTCAATGCCGGACAGATGATCGTCTATGACGACATCGATCCCGAGCTGCGGCAAACTTGCGAGGACGTGGTCCTCAATCGCGATCCCGGCGCCTCCGAGCGGCTGCTCGCGCTTGCCGAAAAATTCCGCGGCAAGAAGACCGAGAGCAAGGAAGCCGATCTCGCCTGGCGCGAATGGCCGGTCGAGAAGCGGCTGTCGCACGCGCTGGTGCATGGCATCACCGAGTTCATCGAGCAGGATACCGAAGAAGCCCGCAAGGCGTCCTCGCGCCCGCTCGACGTGATCGAAGGCCCCCTGATGGCCGGCATGAACGTGGTCGGCGATCTCTTCGGCGACGGCAAGATGTTCCTGCCGCAGGTCGTGAAATCCGCGCGCGTCATGAAGCAGGCGGTCGCCTGGCTGATGCCGTTCATGGAGGAGGAGAAGGCGCGCAATCTCGCCAGCGGCATTGGCGGCGACACCAATTCGTCCGCCGGCAAGATCGTGCTCGCCACCGTGAAGGGCGACGTCCACGATATCGGAAAGAACATCGTCGGCATCGTGCTCCAGTGCAACAATTATGAGGTCATCGACCTCGGCGTGATGGTGCCGGCCGCCAAGATCGTCGAGACCGTGAAGGCGGAGAAGGCCGACATCGTCGGCCTGTCCGGCCTGATCACGCCTTCGCTCGACGAGATGGCGTTCTTTGCCGGCGAATTGCAGCGCGAAGGCTTGAAGCTGCCGCTGCTGATCGGCGGCGCCACCACGAGCCGCGTGCACACGGCGGTGAAGATCGACCCGAACTACAAGGCCGGACCCGTCGTGCACGTCAACGACGCGAGCCGCGCCGTCGGCGTCGCCTCCTCGCTGCTCTCGCCCGAGAAGCGCGAGGCCTATGCCGCCGAGGTGCGGGCCGAATACGCCAAGATCTCGGAAGCGCATCTGCGCGCGCAGGCCGACAAGAAGCGGTTGAAGCTCAGTAATGCCCGCGCCAACCGCGTGCCGGTCGATTTCGTCGCGACAAAGCCGGTGAAGCCGACCTTCCTCGGCACCAGGACGTTCGACGATTACGACCTTGCCGAGCTCGTCGACTGCATCGACTGGACGCCGTTCTTCCAGACCTGGGAGCTCGCAGGACGATTCCCCGCGATCCTTAGTGATCCCAAGGTTGGCGAGGTCGCGCGCTCGCTCTATGACGATGCGCGCAAGATGCTCGACCTCATCGTCAAGGAGAAATGGTTCCAAGCGCGCGCCACGATCGGCTTCTGGCCGGCGAACGCGCAGGGCGACGACATCGTGCTCTACGCCGATGAGAATCGGACCAGGAAGATTGCGACGCTGCACACGCTGCGGCAGCAGCTCGAGAAGCGCGAGGGTCGATTCAACGCGGCGCTGTCCGACTTCATTGCGCCTGCGGGTACGGGCGTGCCGGACTATGTCGGCGGCTTCGTCGTCACCGCCGGCATCGGCGAGGATGCGGTCGCCGACCGCTTCAAGAAGGCCAACGACGACTATTCCTCGATCCTCTGCAAGGCGCTGGCCGATCGCCTGGCCGAAGCCTTCGCCGAGCGCATGCACGCCCGCGTCCGCCGCGAGTTCTGGGCCTATGCGCCGGACGAAGCGCTGACCAATGAGGAGCTGATCCTCGAAAAATATCAGGGCATCCGTCCGGCGCCCGGCTATCCCGCACAGCCCGATCACACCGAGAAGAAGACGCTATTCGCCCTGCTCGATGCGGAGAACACGGCCGGCGTGAAGCTGACGGAGAGCTTTGCGATGTGGCCGGGCTCGTCCGTCAGCGGGCTCTATTTCAGCCATCCCGACAGCTTCTATTTCGGCGTCGGCAAGATCGAGCGCGACCAGGTCGAGGATTATGCGGCGCGCAAGGGCATGACGATCGCGGAAACCGAGCGCTGGCTCGCGCCGATCCTGAACTACATCCCGGTGCAGCAGGGGGCCGACAAGGCAGCCTTCGCCGCGACACCCGCGAATGACGAGACGTCCAAGGACCTCGCCTCGCATCCGCCCGGCTGCACCTGCGCCGTGCATCTCGTCTGGCAGAAGAAGCGCGCGGGGGCGGGGTAG